In Hyphomicrobiaceae bacterium, the following are encoded in one genomic region:
- a CDS encoding glycosyltransferase family 4 protein, with protein sequence MSRKAGILIIVENLTVPLDRRVWQEARTLQEAGYTVSVVCPKGGKYTQPYEVLEGIHIFRHPLPIEADGALGYALEYSWALAWEFALSVKAYWRVGFDVVQACNPPDLLFLIAGFWKYLFGKRFVFDHHDINPELFEAKFNKTGKFHKLLLWLERLTFKTADVSIATNQTFKEIAISRGGMSADRVFIVRSVPDLKRFKRVEPNVDLKNGRKYLAGYVGIMGAQDGVDLLIEAMVDLVHTKGRQDIQCAIVGSGTELPALQKMARDKGLSDYITFTGFLSGESLLKAFSTFDIGVIPDPKNSYNDKISMNKVFEYMSLGIPFVSFDLIEGKKASGDAALYAGDNDPKILAAQMARLFDDKDLAGALSEEGSVRARQLLKWENERARLLSAYDLALSDPSKIAPRSAPHPVR encoded by the coding sequence GTGTCGCGTAAGGCAGGCATTCTCATCATCGTGGAGAACCTGACGGTTCCTCTCGACCGTCGTGTATGGCAAGAGGCGCGTACGCTCCAGGAAGCGGGCTACACCGTGTCGGTCGTTTGCCCCAAGGGCGGCAAGTACACGCAACCTTATGAAGTTCTCGAAGGCATCCACATCTTCCGCCATCCGTTGCCCATCGAGGCCGACGGTGCGCTGGGCTATGCGCTCGAATACTCATGGGCGCTGGCGTGGGAATTCGCTTTGTCGGTGAAGGCTTATTGGAGGGTCGGGTTCGATGTCGTTCAGGCGTGCAACCCGCCCGATTTGCTCTTTCTGATCGCCGGTTTCTGGAAGTACCTGTTCGGCAAGCGCTTCGTCTTCGATCATCACGACATCAACCCGGAACTGTTCGAAGCCAAATTCAACAAGACCGGCAAATTCCATAAGCTGCTGTTGTGGTTGGAGCGGCTGACGTTCAAGACGGCTGACGTTTCGATCGCCACCAACCAGACATTCAAGGAGATCGCGATTTCGCGTGGTGGCATGAGCGCGGACCGCGTGTTTATTGTGCGTTCCGTGCCTGACCTGAAACGCTTCAAGCGCGTGGAGCCCAACGTCGATCTCAAGAACGGCCGCAAATATTTGGCAGGCTACGTCGGGATCATGGGGGCGCAGGATGGCGTCGATCTGTTGATCGAAGCGATGGTTGATTTGGTGCACACAAAAGGCCGTCAGGACATCCAATGCGCCATCGTAGGCTCTGGCACCGAGCTGCCGGCTCTACAGAAGATGGCGCGCGATAAAGGACTGTCCGACTACATCACCTTCACGGGCTTTCTTTCCGGCGAGTCGTTGCTAAAGGCGTTCTCCACATTCGACATCGGTGTCATTCCCGATCCCAAGAACAGCTACAACGACAAGATTTCGATGAACAAGGTGTTTGAGTACATGAGTCTCGGCATCCCGTTCGTCTCGTTCGATCTCATCGAGGGCAAGAAGGCCTCCGGTGATGCTGCGCTCTACGCAGGCGACAACGATCCAAAGATTCTGGCTGCCCAAATGGCTCGCCTTTTCGACGACAAAGATCTCGCGGGCGCATTGAGCGAAGAAGGCAGCGTTCGTGCACGTCAGCTTCTCAAGTGGGAAAACGAACGTGCGCGATTGTTGTCCGCCTATGACTTGGCACTTTCGGATCCCAGCAAGATTGCGCCGCGCTCCGCCCCACATCCCGTCAGGTAA
- a CDS encoding TonB-dependent receptor: MKARNMSWMLAGATIALLAAAPGAFAQGTQETPPPTSEVAPPAPTETPAPAPEAPSAPTAQTPPSTPPTGDAAQGTPAPAANGNTQQLPEVEIIQTQPNPETKPPEEKPPEIVTKKKPAPTPVAAAPQPKAKPKPAAAPASPPPSPVVAQEEAPQQVTLPTPAGGPSPENTPVKMSPLAGSEIPLEKVPGAVSTISGAQIMREGSGQVQNTLQQQVPGIILSDTAGSSFRTDVSYRGFDASPIGGRSQALAVYMNGIRINEAFGDTVNLDALPAIAISDIAVVGANPVFGLNAIGGAISITMKDGFQYQGATIDVMGGSFGRRQISAEAGARSGNFSAYAAGEYLAEDGFRDFSEAQIKRMYTDLGFKNDVAELHFSFNGAKSDAGVVTAAPVELLAMDWSRTFTSPQDTEYEVLMPSLRGSVQVTDTLSFSGLTYYRKFKQNVLDGNLTEVGECEDPANAGFLCLPGDDAPEERVTDSNGNFVTEDDVSSPLGSLERITQDAESYGGSAQLVERARIFDRPNQFLVGVSYDHGKVSYQTSSELGTVGDRFVVTGSGIVVGGPDDLLPRDLTSENDYYGIYFSNTLDVTDALAVTVGGRYNNATIKLTDLTGDFPELNTTNKYDRFNPMAGATYKLGYGVSVYGSYSEANRAPTAAELGCAEPENPCLIESFLTDDPPLNQVVSRTWEAGLRGEHKSWDGQRLTWSLGYFHTLNTDDILNVAATTTGRGYFLNAGDTLRQGVEAAVGYQNERFSAYASYAYVDATFETNLILPAPNTPGAEPCPGTDEDDDVNCNFVSAGDNLPGIPKNRFKAGFQYWLTPQWKFGSDLVAVSGQYFFGDEANNNAKLAGYTRVDLNTSYDVSENVQIYGLIKNAFDRRYGLFGTFYDTAEATEAAEPQGLTLTDPRSITPAQPFAIYGGVKMKF, from the coding sequence ATGAAAGCGCGCAATATGTCATGGATGCTTGCGGGCGCAACGATCGCGTTGCTGGCTGCGGCGCCTGGGGCCTTTGCGCAAGGCACGCAAGAGACGCCGCCGCCCACTAGCGAAGTAGCGCCGCCAGCTCCAACTGAAACTCCGGCTCCAGCTCCAGAGGCTCCGTCGGCTCCCACCGCACAGACGCCGCCATCGACTCCTCCCACAGGCGATGCGGCTCAAGGAACCCCCGCACCGGCTGCAAACGGGAATACGCAGCAATTGCCCGAAGTAGAGATCATTCAGACGCAGCCGAACCCGGAAACCAAACCGCCTGAGGAAAAGCCGCCGGAGATCGTCACCAAGAAGAAGCCGGCGCCAACCCCGGTCGCGGCCGCGCCTCAGCCCAAAGCCAAACCGAAGCCTGCTGCTGCCCCGGCATCGCCGCCGCCGTCACCCGTCGTTGCTCAGGAAGAGGCGCCTCAACAAGTTACGTTGCCGACACCTGCGGGGGGCCCGTCGCCGGAGAATACGCCGGTAAAGATGTCGCCGTTGGCCGGCAGCGAAATTCCGCTTGAGAAGGTGCCCGGCGCGGTCAGCACAATTTCAGGCGCGCAGATCATGCGTGAAGGGTCCGGTCAGGTCCAAAACACGCTTCAGCAGCAGGTGCCCGGCATTATCCTGTCTGACACTGCGGGCAGCAGCTTCCGCACCGACGTTTCTTATCGCGGCTTTGACGCCTCGCCCATCGGCGGACGCTCGCAGGCCCTTGCGGTCTATATGAACGGTATTCGTATCAACGAAGCGTTCGGCGACACGGTCAACCTCGACGCGCTGCCAGCGATTGCTATCAGCGACATCGCAGTTGTCGGCGCCAACCCCGTGTTTGGTTTGAACGCCATCGGCGGCGCAATCTCCATCACCATGAAGGATGGGTTCCAGTACCAGGGCGCTACGATCGACGTGATGGGTGGCTCCTTCGGCCGCCGCCAGATCTCAGCTGAAGCGGGTGCCCGCAGTGGCAACTTCTCCGCTTACGCGGCTGGCGAGTATCTTGCCGAGGATGGTTTCCGAGACTTCTCGGAGGCGCAGATCAAGCGCATGTACACCGACCTCGGCTTCAAGAACGACGTAGCGGAGCTGCATTTCAGCTTCAACGGCGCAAAGAGTGACGCCGGTGTCGTGACGGCCGCGCCGGTAGAGCTGCTTGCTATGGATTGGAGTCGCACCTTCACCAGTCCGCAGGACACGGAATACGAAGTGCTGATGCCCTCGCTTCGCGGCAGTGTGCAGGTGACCGATACGCTGTCGTTCTCGGGCCTGACCTACTATCGTAAGTTCAAGCAGAATGTGCTCGACGGAAATTTGACCGAAGTCGGCGAATGCGAGGATCCCGCCAACGCTGGTTTCCTGTGCTTGCCCGGCGATGATGCTCCCGAAGAACGTGTCACGGACAGCAACGGGAACTTCGTCACAGAGGATGACGTGTCGAGTCCTCTCGGGTCACTCGAGCGCATTACGCAGGACGCGGAAAGTTATGGCGGCAGCGCACAGCTCGTGGAGAGGGCCCGGATTTTTGACCGGCCCAATCAATTCCTCGTCGGCGTCAGCTACGATCACGGCAAGGTGAGCTACCAGACATCGTCTGAATTGGGGACTGTGGGAGACCGCTTCGTTGTCACCGGTTCGGGGATTGTCGTCGGGGGGCCTGACGATCTGCTGCCGCGTGATCTGACTTCAGAGAACGATTATTACGGTATTTATTTCTCCAACACCCTTGATGTTACCGACGCTCTCGCAGTGACAGTGGGCGGACGCTACAATAACGCGACCATCAAGCTCACCGATCTGACCGGGGACTTCCCGGAGCTGAACACCACCAACAAGTACGACCGCTTCAATCCGATGGCGGGCGCGACGTACAAACTCGGCTACGGCGTCTCGGTCTATGGAAGCTATTCGGAAGCCAATCGAGCGCCGACTGCTGCCGAACTTGGTTGCGCAGAACCAGAAAACCCGTGTCTGATCGAAAGCTTCCTGACCGACGACCCGCCTTTGAATCAGGTTGTTTCGAGAACCTGGGAAGCGGGCCTGCGCGGCGAACACAAGTCATGGGATGGGCAGCGGCTGACTTGGAGCCTGGGCTACTTCCATACTTTGAATACCGATGACATCTTGAACGTCGCTGCAACCACGACCGGCCGGGGTTACTTCCTAAATGCGGGCGATACGCTGCGTCAGGGCGTCGAGGCGGCCGTCGGTTATCAGAACGAGCGGTTCTCGGCCTACGCATCGTATGCCTACGTGGACGCGACTTTCGAGACCAACCTGATCCTCCCGGCGCCAAACACGCCAGGCGCTGAGCCGTGCCCCGGCACCGACGAAGACGATGACGTCAATTGCAACTTCGTGAGCGCAGGTGACAACTTGCCCGGCATTCCGAAAAATCGCTTCAAGGCAGGCTTCCAATATTGGCTCACGCCACAATGGAAGTTCGGCTCGGATCTTGTCGCGGTCTCAGGCCAGTATTTCTTCGGTGACGAAGCCAACAACAATGCCAAGCTGGCAGGTTACACCCGCGTCGATCTCAACACGTCTTATGATGTCAGCGAGAATGTGCAGATCTATGGTTTGATCAAGAATGCGTTCGATCGCCGTTACGGTTTGTTCGGAACGTTCTACGACACGGCTGAAGCAACCGAAGCGGCTGAGCCTCAGGGCCTGACGCTGACGGATCCGCGCAGCATCACGCCAGCGCAACCCTTCGCCATCTACGGCGGCGTAAAGATGAAGTTCTAG
- a CDS encoding sugar transferase — protein sequence MEDIVIGSLMLAISLPLWPLIALAIKIESPGPAIFSQRRRGRFMREFRMLKFRSMRVLEDGSAVRQATPGDARITRVGRILRRTSLDEIPQLLNVLRGEMSLVGPRPHALVHDEEFSRLLELYPDRHQMKPGMTGLAQVTGLRGSTAKPGSIEARVEADLAYIKNWSVALDLGILRRTIAAMIAGTNAD from the coding sequence ATTGAAGACATCGTTATCGGCAGCTTGATGCTTGCCATCAGCCTTCCGCTCTGGCCGCTGATCGCACTCGCCATCAAGATCGAAAGCCCCGGACCCGCCATCTTCTCTCAGCGCCGTCGCGGCCGCTTCATGCGCGAATTCCGCATGCTAAAGTTCCGCTCCATGCGCGTACTTGAGGACGGAAGCGCCGTGCGTCAGGCCACTCCGGGCGATGCGCGCATCACCCGCGTTGGGCGCATTCTTCGCCGCACCAGCCTCGATGAGATTCCGCAGCTATTGAACGTTCTTCGCGGTGAGATGTCCCTCGTCGGCCCGCGCCCACACGCGCTCGTCCACGACGAAGAGTTCTCTCGCCTGCTTGAGCTTTATCCAGATCGTCATCAGATGAAACCCGGAATGACAGGTTTGGCACAGGTGACTGGACTTAGAGGATCAACGGCCAAGCCCGGCTCCATCGAAGCACGGGTGGAAGCTGATCTCGCCTACATCAAGAACTGGTCCGTGGCACTCGACTTAGGCATCCTGAGGCGCACCATCGCGGCGATGATCGCAGGAACGAACGCCGATTAG
- a CDS encoding polysaccharide biosynthesis tyrosine autokinase produces the protein MEDREEDLEGEKSGGGAMSLERAISAVRKRLKLVIAIPVVLAVTSALITLSLPNRYDASALVQIDPRQKLISNMDSVVTDLKGDVPTVESEVEVIRSRPVILSVIETLGLRNDPEFNRASKLEELFSWWGLAKEDASANPDRPAQLARDQIAEVLNPQRPGTSVPERDEVAVAFAERLKVVRVRTTLLIDIRFSASDATKAALIANTIAETYLRQQIEVKRRANASATEILEAKIEKMRGKVTEAERNVEQWKARNNIFDSEGQILSEKQLARLMEQSVNARNATTEAKAKYEQAQKLARMGDTGTALAEVLKSPTVQALKDQLATANRKAAELATRYGPKHPEMIKIRAEVAEAQAQLDAEIARLVENLKNDYEVADAHERHLAQSIAQMKEQQIDTKDAGVELLELQREADSSKQMFEALLTRYKQTSGTQDFQLPDAHIVERADIPLFPASPKRKQIVILATIAGLVMSMGFAVLLELMAPGVSRPEDVKRALAYEHLSSMPAIRGEGDDNVSAEKAVRLIVADPASVYADGIRGARRELDARRRMPGPRVILVASALPNEGAETIASNLAHHYALTGTRVLLADVDARRQPLTRQLAPQRMMGFADQLIMNRPVEAAVLRDTLTGLHFLPAAGDAPLSRSVPEILASPITAAALARLKTRFEVIVLSAPPLLPVSDGRILADYADQIVFVMTWQKTPKALAKKALQTLGPNGIKMAGVVLSEVYDDSDRHYLTMLAQASSAPTRRSRSAA, from the coding sequence ATGGAAGACAGAGAAGAAGACCTCGAGGGCGAGAAGTCCGGCGGCGGGGCCATGAGCCTCGAACGCGCGATTTCTGCTGTCCGCAAAAGGTTGAAGCTCGTCATCGCCATTCCGGTTGTATTGGCTGTCACATCGGCGCTCATTACTCTATCGCTCCCCAACCGCTATGACGCCTCGGCACTGGTGCAGATCGACCCGCGTCAGAAGCTCATCAGCAACATGGACAGCGTCGTCACCGATCTTAAGGGCGATGTGCCCACGGTTGAGAGCGAGGTGGAGGTCATTCGTTCCCGGCCCGTCATACTTTCGGTGATCGAAACGCTGGGTCTGAGGAACGATCCTGAATTCAACCGAGCCTCGAAACTGGAAGAGCTATTTTCGTGGTGGGGCCTTGCCAAGGAAGACGCCTCGGCCAACCCCGACCGCCCTGCACAGCTCGCGCGCGACCAGATCGCAGAGGTCCTCAATCCGCAAAGGCCCGGCACAAGCGTTCCGGAGCGGGATGAGGTTGCAGTTGCATTTGCAGAACGTCTGAAGGTAGTGCGCGTGCGCACGACCTTGCTCATCGACATCCGCTTCTCCGCTTCCGATGCCACCAAGGCGGCGCTGATCGCCAATACCATCGCTGAGACCTATCTGCGCCAGCAGATAGAGGTCAAACGCCGCGCCAACGCCTCTGCCACCGAAATTCTCGAAGCCAAGATCGAAAAGATGCGTGGCAAGGTGACAGAGGCGGAGCGGAACGTCGAACAATGGAAGGCCCGCAACAACATCTTCGATTCCGAAGGCCAGATCCTGTCTGAAAAGCAACTCGCCCGCTTGATGGAGCAATCCGTCAACGCTCGTAACGCAACGACCGAAGCCAAGGCCAAGTACGAGCAGGCCCAGAAGCTCGCACGCATGGGCGACACCGGGACCGCGCTGGCCGAGGTCTTGAAAAGTCCTACGGTGCAGGCGCTCAAAGATCAACTTGCCACCGCCAATCGCAAGGCGGCCGAGCTGGCGACGCGCTACGGTCCCAAGCATCCTGAAATGATCAAGATCCGCGCGGAGGTTGCTGAAGCGCAGGCCCAGCTCGACGCGGAAATCGCGCGCCTCGTCGAGAACCTGAAAAACGATTACGAAGTCGCGGACGCGCACGAGCGCCATCTGGCACAAAGCATCGCGCAGATGAAAGAGCAGCAGATCGACACTAAAGACGCCGGCGTCGAACTTCTGGAGTTGCAGCGCGAAGCGGATAGCTCAAAACAAATGTTTGAGGCCCTGCTGACGCGCTACAAGCAGACCAGCGGCACACAAGACTTCCAGCTTCCCGACGCACACATCGTGGAAAGAGCCGACATTCCTCTGTTTCCTGCCTCTCCCAAGCGCAAACAAATTGTGATTTTGGCAACGATTGCGGGCCTTGTCATGAGCATGGGATTTGCCGTTCTTCTTGAACTCATGGCCCCTGGCGTGAGCCGTCCAGAGGATGTGAAGCGCGCGCTCGCATACGAACATCTATCTTCGATGCCAGCCATTCGAGGCGAGGGCGACGACAATGTCTCCGCTGAGAAAGCCGTACGTTTGATCGTTGCCGATCCAGCCAGCGTCTACGCCGATGGGATCCGTGGCGCGCGGCGTGAACTGGATGCGCGTCGGAGAATGCCTGGCCCGCGCGTCATTCTGGTGGCTTCCGCATTACCCAACGAAGGCGCCGAAACGATTGCCTCAAACCTTGCTCATCACTATGCCTTGACGGGAACCCGCGTATTGCTGGCCGACGTTGACGCTCGGCGTCAGCCGCTCACGCGCCAACTTGCCCCGCAACGCATGATGGGATTTGCCGATCAGCTGATCATGAACCGGCCAGTTGAGGCTGCGGTTTTGCGCGATACTTTAACGGGTCTTCATTTTCTTCCTGCCGCTGGCGACGCGCCGTTGTCTCGCTCGGTCCCGGAAATTCTGGCAAGTCCGATAACCGCGGCGGCACTTGCCCGCCTCAAGACGCGCTTTGAAGTGATCGTTCTGTCGGCGCCACCCCTTCTGCCTGTCAGCGATGGACGCATTCTGGCCGACTACGCAGACCAGATCGTGTTCGTCATGACGTGGCAGAAAACCCCGAAGGCCCTTGCGAAAAAGGCCCTGCAGACCCTTGGCCCGAACGGCATAAAAATGGCCGGCGTGGTGCTCAGTGAAGTCTACGACGACAGCGATCGGCACTATCTCACGATGCTGGCACAAGCCTCATCAGCGCCGACGAGACGCTCGCGCAGCGCGGCGTGA
- a CDS encoding glycosyltransferase family 2 protein, producing the protein MCRVVPTTNIDLSIIVVSYNTRALTEAALTSVLAQTKSVRYEVICVDNASSDGSADMIEFHPINADLIRLSENIGFAQANTLAARRAKGRYILLLNPDTVVLDRAIDKLVDFARTYPTARIWGGRTLFADGRLNPSSCWKRMTPWNLFCRASGLTAILSRFEAFNGESYGRWPRHHVREVDIVSGCFFLIERELWAGLGGFDPIFFMYGEEADLCLRAKAFLAQPLVTPGATIIHHGGASETARADKMVRLLAAKATLINRHWSRAMAPVGRALLAAWPASRAVATTMIASLTGSASAKMSSAAWREIWARRAEWRHGYEAPRMAEGKLPALIRHSPRGRA; encoded by the coding sequence ATGTGTCGCGTCGTTCCGACCACGAATATCGACCTCTCGATCATTGTCGTCAGCTACAATACCCGCGCGCTGACCGAGGCGGCCCTGACCTCAGTCCTCGCGCAAACGAAGTCCGTGCGCTACGAGGTGATCTGCGTCGACAATGCGTCGAGCGACGGCTCGGCCGACATGATCGAATTCCATCCGATCAACGCTGACCTCATCCGGCTTTCCGAGAACATCGGATTTGCGCAGGCCAACACGCTCGCAGCGCGGCGCGCCAAGGGGCGCTACATTCTTTTGCTTAATCCCGATACCGTCGTGCTTGATCGTGCCATCGACAAGCTGGTGGATTTCGCGCGCACCTATCCGACCGCCCGCATCTGGGGCGGACGAACGTTGTTCGCCGACGGACGCCTCAATCCATCGTCGTGCTGGAAGCGCATGACGCCTTGGAACCTCTTTTGCCGTGCGTCGGGACTCACCGCGATCCTTTCGCGCTTCGAGGCGTTCAACGGGGAATCGTATGGCCGCTGGCCGCGCCATCACGTCCGCGAGGTGGACATCGTATCGGGGTGCTTCTTCCTGATCGAACGCGAGTTGTGGGCTGGCCTTGGCGGATTCGATCCTATTTTCTTCATGTACGGCGAGGAAGCCGACTTGTGCCTGCGCGCCAAGGCATTCCTTGCCCAGCCGCTTGTCACACCCGGGGCAACGATCATCCATCACGGCGGGGCATCGGAGACGGCGCGCGCTGACAAGATGGTGCGCTTGCTTGCAGCAAAGGCGACGCTGATCAATCGCCATTGGTCGCGCGCAATGGCCCCCGTTGGCCGCGCACTACTCGCAGCTTGGCCCGCGTCGCGTGCGGTTGCCACAACTATGATCGCCAGCCTGACGGGTTCCGCATCGGCCAAAATGTCTTCTGCTGCCTGGCGCGAGATCTGGGCCCGGCGCGCAGAGTGGCGGCATGGATATGAAGCTCCGCGCATGGCAGAGGGAAAACTCCCTGCCCTCATCCGGCACTCACCGCGAGGCCGCGCATGA
- a CDS encoding glycosyltransferase: MADVTKAQTGFDGIICIGGEDWWYHNRGHFDFQIMRRLAKNRPVLFVNSIAVRMPSLKEKSQFASRIGRKLKSLARGLVHVEDNFWVFSPFSAPGPSGEKLTRWALAPQIKLAATRAGIHRPLLWIHCPAGATLADEISHAALVLQRTDRFEAFPEADPQIVGAQIAKLKAEADLVVYCNPELMAQEQGEVKRQLLVTHGVDLETFVTAGRSRAPGPADVAFMRRPRVGFIGGIDAHTFDPPLFVSTARRLPEFEFALIGGCSLPEGWCDLPNVKLLGRRPYDAIASYMAAMDVLIMPWNNSEWIKACNPIKLKEYLAVGRPVVTTDFPALEKYRDLVHVAQGPSAFAKAIRNAYEQRYDADKARARVATEGWDAKASALQDALEGLVSELDMDPLNQQRTAA, from the coding sequence ATGGCGGACGTTACGAAGGCGCAAACCGGCTTCGACGGCATCATTTGCATCGGTGGGGAAGATTGGTGGTACCACAATCGCGGCCACTTCGATTTCCAGATCATGCGGCGGCTGGCGAAGAATCGTCCGGTCCTATTCGTGAATTCCATTGCCGTCCGTATGCCGTCGTTAAAGGAGAAAAGTCAGTTTGCAAGCCGCATTGGCCGTAAACTGAAGAGCCTTGCGCGGGGTCTCGTGCACGTCGAAGACAACTTCTGGGTCTTTTCGCCGTTTTCGGCACCCGGGCCGTCGGGCGAAAAGCTGACGCGATGGGCTCTTGCGCCGCAAATCAAGCTCGCCGCCACTCGGGCAGGAATTCACCGGCCGTTGCTTTGGATCCATTGCCCTGCTGGTGCGACCTTGGCTGACGAAATTTCTCACGCAGCGCTTGTGCTCCAGCGCACGGATCGCTTTGAGGCCTTTCCTGAAGCCGATCCGCAGATCGTCGGAGCGCAGATCGCCAAGCTCAAAGCAGAGGCGGATCTTGTGGTTTACTGCAATCCCGAGCTGATGGCGCAAGAGCAAGGCGAAGTGAAGCGGCAGCTTCTCGTGACGCACGGCGTGGATCTGGAAACGTTCGTTACGGCCGGTCGCTCGCGTGCACCGGGTCCGGCTGATGTCGCATTCATGAGAAGGCCGCGCGTTGGATTTATCGGGGGGATCGATGCGCACACCTTCGATCCGCCACTGTTTGTCAGCACAGCGCGTCGTTTGCCGGAGTTCGAGTTTGCTTTGATCGGAGGGTGCTCCCTTCCCGAGGGCTGGTGCGATTTGCCGAACGTCAAGCTGCTCGGGCGCAGGCCCTATGATGCGATCGCCAGCTACATGGCCGCGATGGACGTTTTGATCATGCCGTGGAACAACAGCGAGTGGATCAAAGCGTGCAATCCGATCAAGCTCAAGGAGTACCTTGCCGTCGGCCGTCCGGTTGTGACAACTGACTTCCCGGCACTCGAAAAATACCGCGATCTGGTGCACGTTGCGCAGGGGCCGAGCGCTTTCGCGAAGGCCATCCGGAACGCGTATGAGCAGCGCTATGACGCGGACAAAGCGCGTGCTCGGGTTGCGACAGAGGGCTGGGACGCCAAGGCGAGCGCTCTCCAAGATGCGCTCGAAGGCCTCGTGTCAGAGCTGGATATGGACCCTCTCAATCAACAGCGGACAGCCGCCTAG
- a CDS encoding oligosaccharide flippase family protein — protein MSAITARHPAPPSQDPTPSPFEAKPTAAKIGAQGILLFAGFGMGQLLSFARNAILGHTLSPRDFGIAASITLLLQLLEMLSDVGHDRLIVQAADGDRDDFVATTHAILLARGMTLALLLYVISPYAAAFFAVPEAQGAFALIALVPLIKGLMHMDCRRAQRRLDNRPQLLVEVAPQALALAATLPVLKLYPGFEAVVVLSLIQASSSVVVARLLARTPYRLAFCEDVVKRLLRFGWPIMLSALPLIAVYQGDRAIVGHLAGIEALAAYSAAFMITMVPGLVAARAGHALMLPVFASVLRQKDQLQRSFATMAEATTILASVYLGVFIIAGGSLLTLAFGPSYQGLNTVVTWLAGMWAMRMLQAVPGMALMAAGDTRPFLIAGLIRASVLPFVFYCAAHGASLSEIAAIGCVGETLSLLYVTLRLERLESGLSLILFSRSAFLVPTAIAALLTAQTLGSNPVWVLICAAAMGMALMAAGSAVMPSIRALVRRAMAAQSLIAEI, from the coding sequence ATGAGCGCGATTACCGCACGCCACCCGGCGCCGCCCTCGCAGGATCCCACGCCCTCGCCGTTCGAAGCGAAGCCAACGGCAGCGAAAATCGGCGCGCAAGGCATATTGCTGTTTGCTGGTTTCGGCATGGGACAGCTTTTGTCTTTCGCGCGCAACGCCATCCTCGGTCACACACTCTCGCCGCGCGACTTCGGCATTGCAGCCTCGATCACACTGCTTTTGCAGTTGCTGGAAATGCTTTCCGACGTTGGGCACGACCGGTTGATCGTGCAGGCCGCCGACGGTGACCGCGACGACTTTGTGGCCACAACGCACGCGATCCTGCTCGCGCGCGGGATGACGCTCGCACTCTTGCTTTATGTGATCTCTCCCTACGCGGCCGCATTCTTTGCCGTTCCCGAGGCACAAGGGGCCTTCGCGCTGATTGCGCTCGTTCCCTTAATCAAGGGACTTATGCATATGGACTGCAGGCGCGCTCAGCGCCGTCTGGACAATCGTCCACAACTGCTCGTGGAAGTCGCTCCGCAGGCTCTGGCACTGGCTGCAACGCTGCCTGTCCTGAAACTCTATCCCGGTTTTGAAGCGGTGGTCGTGCTGTCGCTCATTCAGGCTTCTTCCAGCGTCGTGGTCGCACGCCTCTTGGCCAGAACGCCCTACCGCCTCGCGTTTTGCGAAGACGTCGTGAAGCGGCTGTTGCGGTTCGGTTGGCCGATCATGCTCAGCGCCTTGCCGCTCATCGCGGTCTATCAAGGCGACCGAGCGATCGTCGGTCATTTGGCCGGAATCGAAGCGCTTGCCGCCTACTCCGCCGCCTTCATGATCACCATGGTGCCTGGACTTGTCGCCGCGCGCGCGGGCCACGCGTTGATGCTTCCCGTCTTTGCCTCAGTTTTGCGCCAGAAGGACCAGCTGCAGCGTAGCTTCGCCACCATGGCCGAGGCCACGACCATTCTCGCTTCGGTCTACCTCGGCGTGTTCATCATCGCAGGTGGCAGTTTGCTCACCCTCGCCTTCGGCCCTTCATACCAGGGGCTGAATACCGTCGTGACCTGGCTTGCAGGGATGTGGGCAATGCGCATGTTACAAGCCGTCCCTGGCATGGCGCTCATGGCGGCTGGCGATACCAGGCCATTCCTAATTGCCGGATTGATCCGCGCATCTGTGCTGCCTTTTGTATTCTACTGCGCCGCGCATGGCGCATCCTTGAGCGAAATCGCAGCCATTGGATGCGTCGGAGAGACGTTGTCGCTGCTGTACGTAACTTTGCGCTTGGAGCGGCTCGAAAGCGGCCTCAGCCTGATTCTCTTTTCGCGTTCAGCCTTCCTGGTGCCAACAGCAATTGCCGCGCTTCTCACTGCGCAGACCTTAGGGTCCAATCCAGTTTGGGTGCTGATTTGCGCGGCCGCTATGGGGATGGCGTTGATGGCGGCCGGATCGGCCGTGATGCCGAGCATTCGGGCACTCGTTCGCCGCGCGATGGCTGCCCAGTCCCTGATCGCCGAAATCTGA